The DNA segment TGTCCTCCGTTCCCGGCGGCGAGCGGTTCGCGCGGGAGAGCCTGTTCGCGATGCTGCCGCTGGGAGCGCCGGGCGACGGGGCGGGCATCCTTCTGGCGAGCCGGTCGGCGGGCCTGTGGAAGCTGACTTCCAGCGGGATCTCGCGGTTTCCCACGCCCGCGGAGGCCTATCTCAACGCCCACGCGGTCTACCACGGCGTCCGGCTCCGGGAGGGGACGCTGGCGCTGGCGACCATCAAAGGCGGGGTCGTCCTCCTGGATGGCCGCGGGCGCGTGCACGGTCTTCTGGACCGGCAGGCGGGGCTGGACAGCGACAACGTCAAGGCCATCTGCGCGGGCCGCGATGCGGCGCTGTGGCTGGCCCTGGACAACGGTCTCTCCCGGGTGGAGTGGCCCTCGCCGCTGACGGTCTTCGATCACCGCTCCGGGCTGAAGGGAACCGTCTGGGCGGTGCAGGATTTCGGCGGCCGGCTCTACGTGGCCACGGGCCAGGGCGCCTTCGTTCTGGAGGAACCTGCCGCGGAGGGGTTCCATCCCCGCCCGCGCTTCGCGCCCCTTCCGGGCGTCACCACGCAGAGCCTGGCGTTTCTTCCGGGAAAGCGGAGCCTGCTCCTGGGCACGGCCCAGGGCGTGTTCGAGGTCCGGGGCTCCCAGGCGCGGCTGATCCGGCGCTCCAGCAACGTGGCCATTTCCTTCCTGCGATCGCGCCTCGACCCTTCCCGCGTTTTCCTCGGCCTCCAGGGGGAACTGGCCTCGCTCCGGGAAAGCGGGGACGGGTGGCAGGAGGAGGGGCGCATCGCCGGGGTGGAGGACGACGTCTATTCCCTGGTGGAGGACGAGCGGGGGCGGCTGTGGCTGGGGACGGGCTCGCAGGGGCTGCTCCGCCTGACCTTCGGAGAGGGGTGGCGCGGCGGGAGCACGGCGCCGGTCCGGGTCGAGCGCTTCGGGACGGCGGAGGGCCTGCCGAACCTTCTCCAGCCGTTCGTGTTCAGGTGGCGGGGCGAGATCCTCGCGGCCACCGCGGCGGGCATCCTGGCCTTCGATGAGGCGGGAGGCCGGTTCCGGCCCGCCCCCTGGTTCGCCCGCTTGTTTCCCGACGGTCCGCGGGCGGTGAAGGCGGCGCGGGTGGATGCCTTGGATCGGCTGTGGATGGACACCCGGGACGAAGCCCGGGGCCTGCACGAAGCCGGCGTCGCCGTGGCGGGGGCGGAGGGAACGCTCGCCTGGGAGGCCGCGCCCTACCGGAGGCTGGGGGACACGTCGGTGGAATCCATCCATGTGGATCCCCGCGGCGTGGTCTGGTTCGGCGGGTCCGAGGGGGCCCTGCGCTTCGATCCGGCCCGGGCGGACCGGCACGGCCGCGCGGGGCAGGTCCTGATCCGGCGCGTCTCTCGGGCGGACGGCGAAATCTACGGCGGGGACGGACCCCTTTCCGCGACGCCGGAGGAGGGGCCCGCCCTCCCGCACCGAACGGGAGCCCTGCGGTTCGAATTCGCCTCGCCCAGCTTCGACGCCGAAAGCGCCAACCAGTACCAGGTGCGGCTGGACGGCTACGATCCGGACTGGTCCCCCTGGACGTTCGAGGCCCAGAAGGAATACACCAACCTTCCGGAAGGGCGCTACCGCTTCCAGGTGCGGGCGCGGAACGTCTACGGGCAGGTGAGTCCGGAGCAGTCCTTCGGCTTCCGCGCCCTTCCGCCCTGGTACCGCACCGCCTGGGCGAGGGCGCTCTTCGCGGGCCTGGCGCTTCTCGCGGCGGGGCTGGCCGTGCGGGTGTGGACGGCCCTGCTGCGGCGGCGGAACCGGACGCTCCAGCGGTGGATCGCGCTCGCCGTCGAGGACCTGCGCGACCGCGAGCGGATGCTGGCGGACCAGGCCGGCGCCCTGGAGCGGGCGAACGCGCAGCTGGTGGAGATCAACGAGCAGAAGAACCACTTCCTGGCCATGGTGGCCCACGACCTGCGGAACCCGCTCCACAGCATCCTCGTCAATTCGGAATTCCTCGCGGAGGAGGGAGGGCCCGACGTCCGCCGCCGGGCCGGCATGATCGCCCAGGAAGGCGCGAATATGAACCTCCTCATCGGACGC comes from the Geothrix sp. 21YS21S-4 genome and includes:
- a CDS encoding ATP-binding protein, which gives rise to MQPLRSFLLGFLLVGGMGMGAELPGPAEAGDPIIRNYSPKLYGADAQNWAILQDPRGVVYAGNNRGVLEYDGARWRLIPTLRKTVVRSLGMDSTGRVYVGGVGEIGYLAPDERGAARFVSLNDRLPEAARAFSDVWVTAVTPQGVLFQTREALFLLRGEEVQVVKASTTFHVAFAVQGRIFVRQREVGLQELRDGRLSSVPGGERFARESLFAMLPLGAPGDGAGILLASRSAGLWKLTSSGISRFPTPAEAYLNAHAVYHGVRLREGTLALATIKGGVVLLDGRGRVHGLLDRQAGLDSDNVKAICAGRDAALWLALDNGLSRVEWPSPLTVFDHRSGLKGTVWAVQDFGGRLYVATGQGAFVLEEPAAEGFHPRPRFAPLPGVTTQSLAFLPGKRSLLLGTAQGVFEVRGSQARLIRRSSNVAISFLRSRLDPSRVFLGLQGELASLRESGDGWQEEGRIAGVEDDVYSLVEDERGRLWLGTGSQGLLRLTFGEGWRGGSTAPVRVERFGTAEGLPNLLQPFVFRWRGEILAATAAGILAFDEAGGRFRPAPWFARLFPDGPRAVKAARVDALDRLWMDTRDEARGLHEAGVAVAGAEGTLAWEAAPYRRLGDTSVESIHVDPRGVVWFGGSEGALRFDPARADRHGRAGQVLIRRVSRADGEIYGGDGPLSATPEEGPALPHRTGALRFEFASPSFDAESANQYQVRLDGYDPDWSPWTFEAQKEYTNLPEGRYRFQVRARNVYGQVSPEQSFGFRALPPWYRTAWARALFAGLALLAAGLAVRVWTALLRRRNRTLQRWIALAVEDLRDRERMLADQAGALERANAQLVEINEQKNHFLAMVAHDLRNPLHSILVNSEFLAEEGGPDVRRRAGMIAQEGANMNLLIGRFLDISALDSGRIRNEPGHLSIPALLEGLLQRHGPAAEAKSIALRVTADPQGGRVFADAKFVTAILDNLLSNAIKFSPLRTAVDICVEDGEETVRIAVQDQGPGLTEADQKRAFGRFVRLSARPTGGEKSVGLGLSIAKQMAELCKGSIRVESEPGKGATFLVELPRAKE